AGTTGTGATCCAACAAGTGATCTCAATCCTATTCCTATTTACGATCACATTACGTCTTGGGAAAAACCATTTTTAAATACTTGCGAACTTGAATTATTAGCTGTTGATAACTTGCCATCAATTCTTCCAAAAGAGAGCTCTACTGATTTTTCAAGTCAGTTAATTAGTCATCTCTTAAATTTATCAACGACTGGTGAAAAAGATTTTGTCTGGAATTCGAGTTTAGATATTTTTAAAAAGCACTCACAATAAAGCGAGTGCTTTTATTAGAATTTATTTAAATTAATCCGCCTCTTTTCAAAAGAGCGTCAGGCGTTGGCTCTGCACCACGAAACTTCTTATAAAGCTCCATCGGATGTTCCGTTCCACCTTTTGATAAGATATTATCTCTAAATTTAGTTGCAATCTCTCTATTGAAAATTCCATTCTCTTTGAAGTGCTCAAATGCATCAGCATCTAGGACTTCGGCCCACTTATATGAGTAGTACCCTGAAGAGTAACCACCAGCAAAGATATGTCCAAATGAAGTCGACATCATTGTCCCCTTAACAGAAGGTAGTAAACTTGCAGGAGCCATGGCCTCTTTTTCAAATTTCTCAGGATCTATTACGTTTCCAATATCACCACTATGCCAGGCCATATCTAGTAAGCAAAAGCTAATTTGTCTCAGAGTTGCTCTACCTTCGTGGAAAGTTGCACTATTTTTAATTTTTTGAATTAACTCACTTGGAATCACTTCACCTGTTTCATAGTGCTTAGCAAATAGGTCTAAACATTCTTTCTCGTAGGCCCAATTCTCTAAGATTTGAGAAGGAAGCTCAACGAAATCCCAAAAAACATTTGTCCCTGAAAGACTTTCATACTTTGTATCAGCAAGCATTCCATGAAGAGCATGACCAAATTCGTGGAATAGAGTTGTTACTTCGTTAAAAGTTAAAAGAGAAGGCTTCGTCTCTGTTGGTTTAGTAAAGTTACACACAATTGAGATATGTGGTCTCTTCTCTACTCCATCAACATTAGACTGTCCTCTATAAGCAGTCATCCAAGCACCATTTCTCTTTCCAGCTCTAGGAAAGAAGTCTGCATAGAATGCAGCAATATGTCTTCCCGATTCATCAAGAACTTCATAAGTCATTACATCTTTATGGTACTTTTGCATCTCTTCGTTCTTCTTGAAGCTAAGCCCATAGAGCTTACTTGCAACTTGAAAAACTCCATCAACAACATTCTCTAACTTAAAGTAAGGCTTAAGCATCTCATCATCGATACTATACTTATCTTTCTTTAACTTCTCTGCCCAAAAAGCATAGTCCCAATTCTGTAAGTCAGATGGTCCACCATTCTTTACTACATACTCTTGGAGATCTTTCATTTCATTCTTTGCTTGATCTTTAGCTTTTGAAAGAAAATCTTCTAGAAAGTCAGTTACCGTCTTTGGATTCGCGGCCATTCTCTCTTCAAGAGTAAAGTGCGCATGAGAATCATAACCTAGAAGCTTAGCTCTCTTATGACGAAGCTCTGATAACTTTTTTATTATTTCCTTATTATCTAATTCATCGCCCTTACAAGACTTTGAACCGTTAGCCATATAGAGCTTCTCTCTTAGCTCTCTCTTCTCCGCATAAGTCATAAAAGGGATAAGACTTGGGTAATCAAGAGTTACTGCCCACTTTCCTTCATGTCCTTTTTCTTTCGCTAGAATTGCTGCTGCCTCAATTTCCCCTTCCGGAAGTCCTGCAAGGTCATCTCTACTTTCAAGAACCATTACGAATTTATTAGTTTCTTTTAAGTTATTATCTCCAAACTTTAAGCCTGAAGTCGAAAGCTCTTCATCAATTTTTCTTAGTTCTTCTTTTTGCGACTCATTTAACAGAGCACCATTGCGAACAAATGATTTATAATTCTTCTCCAGAAGTTTTAAATCTTCTGCATCTAAATCCATTGAATCTTTATTATCCCAAACAGCTTTAACCTTTAGAAATAATTTTTCATCAAGTCCTACATCATTCCCGTAAGCTGTCAGCTTTGGAGAAAAGTCTTTTGCAATCTCTTGCATTTCATCATTAGTTTCCGCAGATAATAAATTAAAGAAAACTTCAGCTGCTTTATCGATTATTTCACTTGAACCTTCTAAAGCAAGAATTGTATTTTCAAAAGTTGGCTCATCTTTATTATTTTTAATTTTCTCGATATTTTCTTTACCTACTCTAATCCCCTCTTCTAGGGCCGGTAGAAAGTGCTCATTTTTAATTTCTTCAAATGGTACTGTTCCAAAAACAGTCTTATATTCATTCAAGATTGGATTCATAAATACTCCTTATTTTGACTTAATACTTTCTCTTGTGTTCTAAACAAAGGAATTAATACAAAAAACCAAGCAATTAGACAAATTCCAAGGCAATATTCTACAAACGTTTCGCTTTGATAGAACACGAGAACTAGGGAAATTACACCTTTCGCAAGCCTATACACAAGCATATCAACTACATACTTCGCTCCAAATTTTTGTCTAGCAATAAGTGGAAAATATAACATCTCCTTTGCTGCTGCGAACAAAGAGTAGTCAGTTCCTTTAAAGAGAACAAAAGTCAGCATTACAGGAAATAGAGAAGCGGCACCTAAAGTAAAACTCAAACTTGAAACTAAGAAGAAAAGTATAGGAATAAAAAAGTGAATAGTTCTATTTTTTACGAGATTAAAGAGAAGTGGAATTATCAATATTTGCATAAATAGAGAAATTCCATTTATTGACGAGTAGAGATTTCCTAAATAGGAAACCTTCTCGGCCTTTGTTTGAACAAATCTCTCCAAAAGAATATTGAATTTAAAATTCGCAAGATTAATACAAAACTGAGAGAAAATAATAACTAGGGCAATAAGAAAAATATATTTTCTAACTTCTATTATTGAATGCAATGGAGATTCATTCTTTCTATCATCAATTTTATCAAGTTGATCAAACTTCTTTCCTGTTAACTGAAAACAGAGGCAGCCCACAAGAACAAAGAAAGTTCCAATAAGAGCTATTCCTTCCGCGCCCCCCATGGAAACTGCGTACTTTGACGTAATCAATCCTCCAAGAATTCCACCAACAGAACCCAATGCTCCCATTGGACCATAGATTGTTTTAGCTACTTTATAGCTTAAGATAGAATTTATAAATGCGAGTACAGTATGGACCATTAAAACAATATAAACTTCTTTCCAAATATAAAAGACATAAGCAAATAGATTCGATCCAGTATTAAGAGAATAAAGAGACAGTGAAAATACTAGAGCAGTCACTCCACCTATGGCCCAAAATATTTTATGAATTGAGCTTGTCGCTTGAAATTTATTAAAGATAG
The sequence above is a segment of the Halobacteriovorax sp. JY17 genome. Coding sequences within it:
- a CDS encoding M3 family metallopeptidase produces the protein MNPILNEYKTVFGTVPFEEIKNEHFLPALEEGIRVGKENIEKIKNNKDEPTFENTILALEGSSEIIDKAAEVFFNLLSAETNDEMQEIAKDFSPKLTAYGNDVGLDEKLFLKVKAVWDNKDSMDLDAEDLKLLEKNYKSFVRNGALLNESQKEELRKIDEELSTSGLKFGDNNLKETNKFVMVLESRDDLAGLPEGEIEAAAILAKEKGHEGKWAVTLDYPSLIPFMTYAEKRELREKLYMANGSKSCKGDELDNKEIIKKLSELRHKRAKLLGYDSHAHFTLEERMAANPKTVTDFLEDFLSKAKDQAKNEMKDLQEYVVKNGGPSDLQNWDYAFWAEKLKKDKYSIDDEMLKPYFKLENVVDGVFQVASKLYGLSFKKNEEMQKYHKDVMTYEVLDESGRHIAAFYADFFPRAGKRNGAWMTAYRGQSNVDGVEKRPHISIVCNFTKPTETKPSLLTFNEVTTLFHEFGHALHGMLADTKYESLSGTNVFWDFVELPSQILENWAYEKECLDLFAKHYETGEVIPSELIQKIKNSATFHEGRATLRQISFCLLDMAWHSGDIGNVIDPEKFEKEAMAPASLLPSVKGTMMSTSFGHIFAGGYSSGYYSYKWAEVLDADAFEHFKENGIFNREIATKFRDNILSKGGTEHPMELYKKFRGAEPTPDALLKRGGLI